From the Salvia hispanica cultivar TCC Black 2014 unplaced genomic scaffold, UniMelb_Shisp_WGS_1.0 HiC_scaffold_1210, whole genome shotgun sequence genome, one window contains:
- the LOC125198110 gene encoding putative disease resistance protein At1g58400, whose amino-acid sequence MIGSKILMFSGRSRWLTVDHTQPHLSLSLVMSCLARNMSEAIILGSIHKLESVLIEPLNIDSGVEKMLKEVVDELRTTLDFSRENESGERKRLSYLLADFAEIAQYSADLTIHIHDYRIQIDLTAFLSLLPQMRQRVAEFGVEDVHSVGQEEEEAEEEAEEGVVVGLEKDVQLINRAILNENPETLVSCIKGMIGVGKTTLARQVYNHPAIVGKFKHRRAWVSMSRDTSIHEVLVELVKQLVGLDGDLVLLEEMDNRSLRQMICQNMEGMPYFIVFDNMPKEMYLFCIYLDLPLTGTPSVPSYLSQYYNSGYPKLFESLGMLAFISLSLLRVKLSHIGELEISHIGELEKVQAIP is encoded by the exons ATCGGAAGTAAAATATTGATGTTTTCCGGCAGAAGTCGTTGGTTGACGGTCGACCACACTCAACCCCACCTGAGTCTGTCGTTGGTTATGTCGTG TTTAGCCAGAAACATGTCGGAGGCCATCATCTTAGGTTCGATACACAAACTCGAATCCGTCTTGATTGAGCCGCTAAATATCGATTCCGGTGTGGAGAAAATGCTGAAAGAGGTGGTAGATGAGCTGAGAACGACGCTGGATTTCTCGAGAGAGAACGAATCGGGGGAGAGGAAAAGGCTCAGTTATTTGCTAGCCGACTTTGCGGAGATCGCTCAGTATTCAGCAGACCTCACAATACACATTCATGACTACCGCATCCAAATTGACTTAACGGCTTTCCTAAGCCTTCTGCCGCAGATGAGACAACGCGTGGCGGAGTTTGGAGTGGAAGATGTGCACAGTGTTggacaagaagaagaagaagcagaagaagaagcagaagaaggtGTCGTGGTGGGGTTGGAGAAAGACGTCCAACTTATTAACAGGGCGATTCTTAACGAGAATCCGGAAACCTTGGTTTCGTGCATCAAAGGCATGATTGGTGTGGGAAAGACGACTCTTGCTAGACAAGTGTACAACCATCCGGCCATCGTGGGGAAATTCAAGCACCGCAGGGCGTGGGTAAGCATGTCTCGTGACACGAGCATTCACGAGGTGCTTGTGGAGCTGGTGAAGCAGTTGGTGGGACTTGATGGGGATTTGGTGTTGCTCGAGGAAATGGACAATCGCAGTCTTCGACAGATGATTTGCCAAAACATGGAGGGAATGCCATATTTCATAGTTTTCGACAACATGCCAAAAGAAATGTATTTGTTTTGCATCTACTTAGATCTTCCTCTAACGggtactccttctgtcccaagttacttgagtcagtATTATAATTCGGGTTATCCTAAATTATTTGAGTCATTAGGCATGCTTGCCTTTATTTCTTTATCCTTGTTGAGGGTCAAACTATCCCACATTGGAGAATTAGAAATATCCCACATTGGAGAATTAGAAAAGGTGCAAGCAATACCTTAG